The Methanothrix soehngenii GP6 genome has a window encoding:
- a CDS encoding 5' nucleotidase, NT5C type, giving the protein MTLKIAVDIDGVLADQVAAVLREIEREYGLIYSKSDVDRAHWTFEGREVWEEISRLLSDPEYVMQVPIIHGSQKAIKKLSHHDVFVVTARRPHTEEATRRWLSAHFPSLKGYYWARTGTKHNVPSDVLIDDLDINIVEFVKSDPDRHGILFQHPWSLNGTGIEDYRSQVSYCPEWESVVKAVETIDRSRQ; this is encoded by the coding sequence ATGACATTAAAGATCGCTGTGGACATCGACGGGGTGCTCGCAGATCAGGTGGCTGCTGTTCTGAGGGAGATCGAGAGGGAATACGGCCTCATATATTCCAAGAGCGATGTCGATCGTGCGCACTGGACCTTCGAGGGAAGGGAGGTCTGGGAGGAGATATCTAGATTGCTTTCGGATCCGGAATATGTGATGCAAGTGCCAATTATCCATGGCTCGCAAAAGGCGATAAAGAAGCTCAGCCACCATGATGTCTTCGTGGTGACCGCCAGGAGGCCGCATACCGAAGAGGCTACCCGCCGATGGCTGAGCGCCCATTTTCCTTCCCTGAAGGGCTACTACTGGGCCAGAACGGGGACCAAGCATAATGTGCCATCAGATGTGCTTATCGATGATCTGGACATCAATATAGTGGAGTTCGTGAAGAGCGATCCAGATCGGCATGGAATTCTATTTCAGCACCCATGGAGCCTGAACGGCACTGGAATTGAGGATTATCGCAGCCAGGTCTCATACTGCCCGGAATGGGAGAGCGTTGTGAAGGCGGTGGAAACCATTGACCGCTCACGCCAGTGA